The following DNA comes from Candidatus Poribacteria bacterium.
GGTGCGCGAACCGAGCCGCGCCGCCTACGGTCGAGACGCCGCCGACGCCCGCCGTCGACGTGGGACCGAGGGTGGGGAACCGCGCTCACGCGTTCTCGCTTGAGAACACGGACGGAGGCGCCGTCTCGCTGGAATCCTACCGCGGCAAGCCGGTTGTGCTCGTGTTCTACCGGGGCAAGTGGTGACCGTACTGCACGCGGCAGCTCGGCGAGCTGCAACGATCCGTCGGTGAGTACGAGTCGCGTGGCGCGTCGCTGGTCATGATCAGCGTCGACACGCCGGAGGACTCGCAGGAGTTCCGAACGCAGTACGGCTTGTCGTTCCCGATGCTCAGCGACGGCGACCGGGCGACCATCATCGCCTACGACGTGCTCGACCCGAC
Coding sequences within:
- a CDS encoding redoxin domain-containing protein, giving the protein MLRNRLAGTLLALWVVVGCANRAAPPTVETPPTPAVDVGPRVGNRAHAFSLENTDGGAVSLESYRGKPVVLVFYRGKW
- a CDS encoding peroxiredoxin family protein: MQRSVGEYESRGASLVMISVDTPEDSQEFRTQYGLSFPMLSDGDRATIIAYDVLDPTANISKPATFVIDSEGIIRWKYVGEGKVDRPKIAAVLEQLDALPK